TAAAAACACCTGATGCATTCGACAGACTTTATAGCcacaaagttcaataaaaaattacttCAATCGCTACTTGAGTAAGTGGCAGTCTTTCTATAGTTGAATGCTTCAAGTGAGAGGGGTCGACAGTGCGAGTATTTTGTGTAGAATAGTATCTTTATGGTTGTGTGACTCCTGAAAGCTCACATATACTTAGTAGTTTCTTGCAttttttatcaaacttttttGATCTGCTCCTTGTAGTCCAGTGCTAAGTAGAGCCTTATCACAATTACATAATGTATATAACAATAGGTTATGTAATAGAACAGCTAGGTATAAACAAACACATGCACACTGTCATGCAGCGTATGCGCATACAATTGcataattgcatttattttccgCATCACTTTGATAATGCAAACGAATAAAAATCAGATTTAAtaatatacaggaatgaattttaagcagtgcacaaaaaaaatctggtggtccagaatcattaacagaacatatctgcatcatcagtaaaaaaaattttttcattcttttgtccgccctaaaatcagcaaaatatggatactaaCTATTCTTACCCGCTTggagcagcgctcgcgtcagtaaaccggtttcgcgttgccgccgtgcctactatgacgactgcGACCTTACTATCAGTTACAAAATGaacatctttcgatatcaataacttttcttttttgtactaaaacacgacaaaataaaaatatacgtatctataaaacttatttaactataagttgacaaagtttgcgcactgaataaaattcattcctgtataattGTTAATTCTAAAGGGAAAACCAATGCAcacatttatatgtatattttgtataatttaatcgCTTGTCCTGCCCCAGTTTGCAGTTTTTAACAATTGCTATCCCTACATTGTTTCATACTCATCAGGTACCTACATGAGGCACAAACGCGAATattaaattgaagaaaaataatctCTATGTTTTACATATATTCTATTAATAGTGCAAAGGATGAAATTCGTGGTCCCACAGTAATTCCGCATATACATTAACTCCATATACGTAGGCATTGCACCTTCTTCCTGTTTTATCGCCATACATTTTTGTAGCTAATTGCAAACTGTGTATTATGGTACACTAATAAACGTATCTTTCTATTTTCTTTGAGATTTGAAAAAAAGTTGATTTCGCAAAAAAATCGTAACATTTAATAAGCTGACCGCGCGACAACGAATCAGGATATTCTACCTCTATTGTGGAATCCCTAATTAGTGAACTGGAATAGATTTTCCTTGTCGATTGTTTGGTATATATAGTGAGGAAGGCGTACTAATGGATTACAATCGTTGTACACAGGCGGCAGAGCACAGCGCAGCGCCATGTCGTGCTGACCGTGACATGAGCAGCGGCCGCCATGGCTCCCGACGCCGAGCACTGCGCCACCGCGCGCCTGACCGGGGCCCAGCCAGCGCCCGTGCACGCGCCCCGCAGGGTCCTGCCCGACGCGCACGCGCCCGCCACCGCCTGGACAGAGAACGAGGAGGAGCGTCCCGGAGACAACACCAACAGCCCCGGGGAGAACCGCCGCCTGCTGCCCACCGGGGCCCCAGTCAAGCACAAGTCGCGCCTACAGGCCGGCCTCACGCTAGGAGTGCACCCCCAGGGGAAATACAAGTCCCCACAACTTACCAAGTCACATAAGCCCTACGCGAAGAACAAATTCGAGAAGAGGAAGGATAAGCTCTTAGCTCTATTGAAACCACCGTATTTTATAGTGTCCATGATAATTTTACTTGTAAGTACCTTTCAGCTTAACAGtcattaaatgttttttcatgTTCTTTCATGAGTCAATATTAAGCCGACATCTGATGTTGTTCCAGGTATGCATCCACCTGTGGGGCTCGGCAGACATGCGCGCGCAGATGGAGTGGTCTCCCAACGCGTGGTGGCGCGAGCCCTGGCGGCTGTTCACGTACGGCTGCGTGCACGCCAGCGCCGCGCACCTGGCGCTCAACGCACTCGTCGCACTCGCTGTGAGTATCACTAAGTACCATGCTGTACCTGCACGAAGGCAATATTTTTACTTCAACGATACCTACTCCGTGTCCCATATGTATCTAATTCGTGGTTGTGTTTGTT
This window of the Helicoverpa armigera isolate CAAS_96S chromosome 9, ASM3070526v1, whole genome shotgun sequence genome carries:
- the LOC110379493 gene encoding protein rhomboid: MAPDAEHCATARLTGAQPAPVHAPRRVLPDAHAPATAWTENEEERPGDNTNSPGENRRLLPTGAPVKHKSRLQAGLTLGVHPQGKYKSPQLTKSHKPYAKNKFEKRKDKLLALLKPPYFIVSMIILLVCIHLWGSADMRAQMEWSPNAWWREPWRLFTYGCVHASAAHLALNALVALAVGWPLEREQGWWRVVVVWAGGVAAGALGAGVLQPRVRVVGASAAVYALLTAHIANVCLRFGHIPLWWFRPLSVLVLGTSEACWALVRASPAAGAPAAAHAHASYEYVAWAAHIFGAAVGIPLAYLVFTGENSKKPYVVASRLISGAVMCAGAVLACIYYGWYGDDLDQT